One window of Paenibacillus sp. FSL K6-3182 genomic DNA carries:
- a CDS encoding excalibur calcium-binding domain-containing protein yields MEQPKPTEETVYYANCAAAKAAGAAPLHKGDPGYSLKLDRDKDGIACS; encoded by the coding sequence ATGGAGCAGCCGAAGCCAACAGAAGAAACCGTTTATTATGCCAATTGTGCAGCTGCTAAAGCAGCTGGGGCCGCACCTTTACATAAAGGAGACCCCGGATACTCCTTAAAATTGGATCGTGATAAAGATGGAATAGCATGCAGCTGA
- a CDS encoding YjcZ family sporulation protein: MSSHVGGAFTNTGTILVLFILLVIIACTCGAFGGYGR; the protein is encoded by the coding sequence ATGTCCAGTCACGTTGGCGGTGCTTTCACTAACACTGGTACGATTCTGGTCCTTTTCATCTTGTTGGTTATTATCGCTTGCACTTGTGGTGCATTCGGCGGTTACGGCAGATAA
- a CDS encoding DUF2642 domain-containing protein, with amino-acid sequence MYQPSNVSPVQSNPVQIQTVSAIDPYVVEALMRLTGRCVLLETTRGAIEGSIIDVKPDHVLLQLHSRQACVRIAEIVWTMPL; translated from the coding sequence TTGTATCAACCAAGCAACGTCAGTCCAGTTCAGAGTAATCCCGTTCAAATTCAAACTGTATCGGCCATTGATCCTTATGTAGTAGAAGCCCTCATGCGCTTAACTGGTCGCTGCGTATTACTCGAAACAACGAGGGGAGCAATCGAAGGATCTATCATTGACGTAAAACCAGACCATGTGCTCCTGCAATTACACAGCCGTCAGGCTTGCGTTCGAATCGCTGAAATTGTATGGACAATGCCATTATAA
- a CDS encoding ABC transporter substrate-binding protein: MLTIERYLTLYGRFASELGAGAAAEASLEKIAEALYCTERNAKLVLRKLSEEGFIEWKAGRGRGNRSQITFRKDREKLLLDLSRQYAEDGDYNKAFHLLQNFGEGTAANEKFMEWMRGSFGFHKQQGKLADVLRLPITRTIMTLDPAECIFSFDAHIIQQICDRLVVLEENTGRILPCIAHEWECNEDATAWTFHLRKSVLFHDGTELTAADVVFTIERLRSGKINSWIMRSLDRVEAISERIVRIQLHKPNWLFLKYACSVVMSILPSGLLGQSEEMFWKRPIGTGPFQIEEWNSARLLLEANVQYFQSRPLLDQVEIVHVPQHEALKANVASWKQLICNPKQLAVMEENGWIKLESKNVCTSMLSFNMQRAGLQQSEMFRSILDQLLDRNRMIRELGGYRYMLAKGFFPKSEPFEGIRETGCDEELRKQIVRYGFNQSPITLCSHTSNEADARWIQKQCTDYGIKMQVRVESPENVLDEVDLTLYSLVFPEDEVSLIESCEQEDSFLKRLMTPELSVWTLDRFDEALACRNSPDRMAIYTEIEERIREEYQVLFLLHSKFYTDYHPSLKGVRINSLGWIDFKHIWRA, from the coding sequence ATGTTAACAATTGAACGTTATTTGACGCTATACGGGCGGTTTGCGAGTGAGCTTGGAGCTGGGGCAGCGGCAGAGGCATCACTTGAGAAAATAGCTGAGGCGCTGTATTGTACGGAACGAAATGCCAAGCTTGTCCTCCGCAAACTGTCAGAGGAAGGCTTCATTGAGTGGAAGGCAGGAAGAGGCAGGGGCAATCGATCACAGATTACCTTCCGGAAAGACCGGGAGAAGCTGCTTCTGGATCTGTCACGACAGTATGCCGAAGACGGTGATTATAATAAGGCTTTTCATCTTCTCCAGAACTTTGGGGAAGGAACGGCGGCAAATGAGAAATTTATGGAGTGGATGAGAGGCAGCTTTGGCTTCCACAAACAGCAGGGGAAACTGGCCGATGTGCTGCGCCTTCCTATTACAAGGACGATCATGACCCTGGATCCGGCAGAATGTATCTTTTCATTTGATGCGCATATCATTCAGCAGATTTGTGACAGACTTGTCGTGCTGGAGGAGAATACGGGCCGGATATTGCCCTGTATCGCCCATGAGTGGGAATGCAATGAGGATGCTACTGCATGGACTTTTCATCTGAGGAAAAGCGTATTATTCCATGACGGAACTGAACTTACCGCAGCTGATGTTGTCTTTACGATAGAACGTCTGAGAAGCGGAAAAATTAATAGCTGGATTATGCGGTCGCTGGACAGAGTCGAAGCCATATCAGAACGGATTGTACGCATTCAATTGCATAAACCCAACTGGTTATTTCTCAAATATGCCTGCTCCGTTGTAATGTCAATATTGCCCTCAGGCCTGCTGGGGCAAAGCGAAGAGATGTTCTGGAAGCGTCCCATTGGCACAGGCCCTTTCCAGATTGAAGAGTGGAACAGTGCAAGGCTGCTGCTTGAAGCAAATGTACAATATTTTCAATCACGTCCTCTTTTGGACCAGGTCGAAATCGTACATGTACCGCAGCATGAAGCTCTTAAGGCCAATGTGGCAAGTTGGAAGCAACTTATCTGTAATCCGAAGCAGCTGGCTGTGATGGAAGAGAACGGCTGGATCAAGCTTGAATCCAAGAACGTCTGTACGAGTATGCTGAGCTTTAACATGCAGAGAGCAGGACTTCAGCAGTCGGAGATGTTCCGCTCTATTTTAGATCAGCTGCTTGACCGGAATCGAATGATTCGCGAACTTGGAGGCTACCGGTATATGCTGGCCAAAGGTTTTTTCCCTAAATCAGAACCTTTTGAAGGAATAAGGGAAACAGGTTGTGATGAGGAGCTGCGCAAGCAGATTGTCCGATACGGATTCAATCAATCGCCGATTACGTTATGTTCGCATACGAGTAATGAGGCTGATGCCCGATGGATTCAGAAGCAGTGTACCGACTATGGCATTAAGATGCAGGTTCGTGTTGAGTCACCGGAGAATGTGCTGGATGAGGTTGATTTGACGCTGTATTCGCTCGTATTTCCTGAGGATGAGGTTAGTTTGATCGAGAGCTGTGAACAGGAAGACAGCTTCTTGAAGAGACTGATGACGCCGGAGCTTTCGGTTTGGACACTTGATCGATTTGATGAGGCGCTTGCTTGCAGGAATTCGCCAGACCGAATGGCTATTTACACAGAAATTGAAGAGAGAATTCGGGAGGAGTACCAGGTCTTATTCTTGCTTCATAGTAAATTTTATACCGACTACCATCCTTCTTTAAAAGGAGTCCGGATCAATTCGCTCGGCTGGATTGATTTCAAACACATTTGGCGTGCCTAA
- a CDS encoding IS3 family transposase, which translates to MRQKRRQSYKTTVGARVAANLLQREFKADKPKQKWVTDVTQYRVVDTWIYLSAIKDLYNGELVASHMSLRNDNQLVLQTFEKAFKKEKDVTGLIVHSDQGFQFASYDYQDMLLKVGARISMSRRGNCYDNASMESFFSHLKAEALYPYHIRSLEEAQRRIEEYLHFYNNERPQRKLKKLMPVAYRRQLSV; encoded by the coding sequence TTGCGTCAGAAGCGACGTCAGAGCTATAAAACCACAGTAGGTGCACGCGTTGCGGCAAACCTGCTTCAGCGGGAGTTTAAAGCGGATAAGCCTAAACAAAAGTGGGTAACGGATGTCACTCAATACCGCGTGGTCGATACATGGATATATTTATCTGCCATTAAGGATTTGTATAACGGAGAACTCGTAGCTTCTCATATGAGCCTTCGTAATGATAACCAACTCGTCCTACAAACCTTTGAGAAAGCGTTTAAAAAGGAAAAAGACGTGACTGGATTGATCGTTCACAGCGATCAAGGATTCCAGTTCGCGTCCTACGATTACCAAGACATGCTGCTGAAGGTTGGCGCCCGAATCAGTATGTCCCGCCGAGGCAATTGTTATGACAATGCCTCTATGGAGAGCTTCTTTTCGCATTTAAAAGCGGAAGCACTCTATCCTTATCATATCCGAAGTTTAGAAGAGGCACAAAGGAGAATTGAAGAATATTTGCATTTCTATAATAACGAGCGACCGCAGAGAAAACTAAAAAAACTGATGCCTGTTGCTTACAGACGTCAGCTTTCTGTCTAG
- a CDS encoding IS3 family transposase, with product MFGNLDAGGTKTKYRVIEAAAESYPLTELCKWFGVSRSGYYAYLKRKVIDRDEDLKALIKRVYTKYNGVYGYRQIQMHLLQDYEKRVNHKKVLRLMQEMGIRSKIASEATSEL from the coding sequence GTGTTTGGAAATCTGGATGCAGGAGGTACAAAAACGAAATATCGTGTCATTGAAGCAGCAGCAGAATCCTACCCTCTTACTGAACTCTGCAAATGGTTTGGCGTCTCCAGAAGCGGATACTACGCCTACTTGAAGCGCAAAGTTATAGATCGCGATGAAGATCTCAAGGCATTAATTAAACGAGTGTATACGAAGTACAATGGCGTATATGGATATCGGCAGATTCAAATGCATTTGCTTCAAGACTATGAAAAACGTGTGAATCACAAGAAAGTTCTTAGGCTTATGCAAGAGATGGGGATTCGCTCTAAGATTGCGTCAGAAGCGACGTCAGAGCTATAA
- a CDS encoding MepB family protein — protein sequence MNNFFTALTYVNKKIYESNHLTVKSVQEEKQNSKYGAGTFQLSSKTVRFRVSNITPTKVGQFVAFWEKDENNQNQPYLYEEAPDLLVITTFKNENEFGQFIFPKEILLKQNILRSTSTKGKMAIRVYPSWDSPSSKQAMKTQKWQLPYFVDMCIPNQFPLEKVIELYSL from the coding sequence ATGAATAATTTTTTTACAGCATTAACTTATGTAAATAAAAAGATTTATGAGTCGAATCACTTAACTGTAAAGTCAGTTCAAGAAGAAAAGCAAAATTCTAAGTATGGTGCTGGTACATTTCAATTATCTTCTAAAACAGTTCGATTCAGAGTTTCGAATATAACCCCTACCAAAGTAGGGCAGTTTGTTGCATTTTGGGAAAAGGACGAAAATAATCAAAATCAACCTTACTTATATGAGGAAGCCCCTGATTTATTAGTTATAACTACCTTTAAAAATGAAAATGAGTTTGGGCAATTTATTTTTCCAAAAGAAATTCTTTTAAAACAGAACATTCTTAGGTCTACTTCAACAAAGGGCAAAATGGCAATAAGAGTTTATCCTAGCTGGGACAGTCCGAGTAGTAAACAAGCGATGAAAACTCAAAAATGGCAGTTACCCTATTTTGTTGATATGTGTATTCCGAATCAATTTCCCTTAGAAAAAGTAATAGAACTTTATTCTCTTTAA
- a CDS encoding phage tail protein gives MLSYVADVTELKGVKGYGESEAFEIGDTVHIDEEDLKIEVTARIVEYEEYPLSPERSRVVLANFLPSPTDTLTKMQDTARVVESVTTGGGRISTGWIEGKINTLKNQLVASGAYASAELLLNEGFLLENTDMNSPDYGALYLGPGIFAIASEKVGGNWNWRTFGKGSGFTADVINAGILNANLIRINSETTFDPGYDPSTKQTPSAAQQKANAAKQAAFEAAALDAQNKATAARQAAEAVAAAKALLA, from the coding sequence TTGCTTTCATATGTTGCGGATGTTACTGAGCTTAAAGGCGTTAAGGGATACGGAGAAAGTGAAGCTTTCGAGATTGGCGATACAGTACACATTGATGAAGAGGATTTAAAAATAGAAGTGACGGCTCGCATTGTCGAATACGAGGAGTATCCTCTATCTCCCGAACGTTCACGGGTGGTACTAGCTAATTTCCTTCCAAGCCCCACAGATACATTGACTAAAATGCAAGATACAGCAAGGGTTGTTGAGAGTGTGACAACAGGCGGTGGGCGCATTAGCACGGGCTGGATTGAAGGAAAGATAAACACTCTTAAAAATCAGCTTGTTGCGTCAGGTGCGTATGCGAGTGCTGAGTTGCTACTGAATGAAGGCTTTTTACTTGAAAACACGGATATGAACAGTCCAGATTATGGCGCATTGTATCTTGGCCCTGGTATCTTTGCCATCGCATCTGAAAAGGTTGGCGGCAATTGGAACTGGCGAACATTTGGCAAGGGATCGGGCTTCACGGCTGATGTTATTAATGCAGGCATACTAAATGCAAATCTTATTCGAATTAATTCGGAAACTACTTTTGATCCTGGCTATGATCCGAGCACAAAACAAACACCATCAGCTGCTCAACAAAAAGCGAATGCAGCGAAGCAAGCAGCCTTTGAAGCGGCAGCGCTTGACGCTCAGAATAAAGCTACCGCGGCACGACAAGCAGCAGAGGCGGTTGCAGCAGCTAAAGCGCTGCTAGCGTAA
- a CDS encoding helix-turn-helix transcriptional regulator, which translates to MGRQRLKVSDIVKMTGLARNTVSELYHGTSKRVDLETLDKLCIALECDLNDIITFEKEDSGKKCWSFIFALKQNTCLR; encoded by the coding sequence ATGGGGCGTCAGAGGCTCAAGGTTTCGGATATTGTAAAGATGACAGGGCTGGCAAGGAATACAGTGAGCGAACTATATCATGGAACCTCGAAGCGAGTTGACCTTGAAACGCTTGATAAATTATGTATTGCTTTAGAGTGCGACCTGAACGACATAATAACATTTGAAAAAGAAGACTCTGGCAAGAAATGCTGGAGTTTTATTTTTGCCTTGAAACAGAACACTTGTTTGCGTTAA
- a CDS encoding YolD-like family protein, translating into MLPEHVITINKQSKELEDLDMAKGPKRPTRDEFEMEELGERLVEAQQEELQIKLIVWNWDQPVIGKITKMDSRTKSVHVENHGDMIKVPFMDIMRVQSADS; encoded by the coding sequence ATGTTGCCTGAGCATGTCATAACGATAAATAAGCAGAGTAAAGAATTGGAGGATTTGGACATGGCAAAAGGACCCAAAAGACCAACTAGAGATGAATTTGAGATGGAGGAATTAGGTGAGCGCCTCGTCGAAGCTCAACAAGAAGAATTGCAGATAAAGCTAATCGTTTGGAACTGGGATCAACCTGTTATTGGAAAAATAACAAAGATGGACTCGCGAACAAAGTCGGTTCATGTAGAAAATCATGGTGATATGATTAAGGTTCCGTTTATGGATATAATGAGGGTACAGTCAGCAGACAGTTAA